From the genome of Nocardia sp. NBC_01503, one region includes:
- a CDS encoding Uma2 family endonuclease, producing the protein MTGVLEWARAENLQPEPITLDVWKQLPRDFCRLVEVVNGDVVRADPASHRHHNAARRIGAMLEAGAESHMARYSDGPLYAAVEQDVLLWELPRLTLRRPDIALFTCAPTGSGPLPAARVKIAVEVVSPLTERIDTTDKQAEYAQAGIPWYWLVYLNHDHVTTIQTHVLVLGHYRPHRRLTPTCGETLIDMPIEIRIDWPRLYGLVY; encoded by the coding sequence ATGACCGGAGTGCTGGAATGGGCGCGGGCGGAGAACCTGCAGCCCGAACCGATCACCCTCGATGTCTGGAAGCAGTTGCCGCGCGACTTCTGCCGTCTGGTCGAAGTGGTGAACGGCGATGTGGTGCGGGCGGATCCGGCCTCGCACCGGCATCACAATGCCGCGCGCCGCATCGGAGCCATGCTCGAGGCCGGCGCCGAATCGCATATGGCGCGCTACAGCGACGGACCGCTGTACGCCGCCGTCGAGCAGGACGTACTGCTCTGGGAACTGCCGCGATTGACGCTGCGGCGGCCCGATATCGCGCTGTTCACCTGTGCTCCAACGGGTTCGGGTCCACTACCCGCGGCCCGCGTGAAGATCGCGGTCGAGGTGGTGTCACCGCTGACCGAGCGCATCGACACCACCGATAAGCAGGCGGAGTACGCGCAGGCCGGAATCCCCTGGTACTGGCTGGTTTACCTGAACCATGACCATGTGACCACTATCCAGACCCATGTGCTGGTGCTCGGCCACTATCGGCCGCACCGCCGCCTCACGCCCACCTGCGGCGAAACCCTGATAGATATGCCGATCGAGATCCGCATCGACTGGCCGCGGCTGTACGGACTCGTCTACTGA
- a CDS encoding DHA2 family efflux MFS transporter permease subunit, whose protein sequence is MSTQRNPWLALYALVVGFFMILLDMTIVAVANPAIKEDLNADINKVIWVTSAYLLAYAVPLLVTGRLGDRFGPKNIYLIGLTVFTLASLWCAMSTSIEMLIAARAVQGLGAALMTPQTMAVITRTFPPDKRGAAMGLWGGVAGLATLVGPILGGALVDWQGWQWIFYVNVPIGIVAFALAVWLVPSLETHEHKFDFVGVALSGIGMFLLVFGIQEGGTRDWDALTWLMIGGGLVVFALFVVNQARNTGEPLVPMSLFKDRNFSLSSLAIATMGAAVTSLFVPFYFFLQQVHGMSPTKSALVLAPMAIVTGVFAPIIGKISDRMPPRILPTIGFAVFAATVFGFAALMKPDTSIPLFLVLGGVAGIANACIWAPLATTATHNLPVQQAGAGAGVYNTTRQVGSVLGSAAVAALLSSRLAAQQLGGGPMMEGGGSSAKIPAPVLEKISTALAQSTILPGCILLIGVVASALFVGHGKSEDKAPSPEKADIAG, encoded by the coding sequence ATGTCCACTCAACGCAATCCGTGGCTGGCGCTATACGCGCTGGTCGTCGGGTTCTTCATGATCCTGCTGGACATGACCATCGTCGCGGTGGCCAATCCGGCGATCAAGGAGGACCTGAACGCCGATATCAACAAGGTCATCTGGGTGACCTCGGCCTATCTGCTCGCCTATGCGGTGCCACTGCTGGTGACCGGGCGGCTCGGAGATCGCTTCGGCCCCAAGAACATCTATCTGATCGGCCTGACGGTCTTCACCCTCGCCTCGCTGTGGTGCGCCATGTCGACGAGTATCGAGATGCTCATCGCGGCCCGCGCGGTGCAGGGCCTGGGCGCGGCGCTCATGACGCCGCAGACCATGGCCGTCATCACCCGCACCTTCCCGCCGGACAAGCGCGGCGCGGCCATGGGCCTGTGGGGCGGCGTCGCCGGTCTGGCCACCCTGGTCGGCCCGATCCTGGGCGGTGCGCTGGTGGATTGGCAGGGCTGGCAGTGGATCTTCTACGTGAACGTGCCGATCGGCATCGTGGCGTTCGCGTTGGCGGTCTGGCTGGTGCCCTCGCTGGAAACCCATGAGCACAAGTTCGACTTCGTCGGGGTGGCGCTTTCGGGCATAGGCATGTTCCTGCTGGTCTTCGGCATCCAGGAGGGCGGTACCCGCGACTGGGACGCACTGACCTGGCTGATGATCGGCGGCGGTCTGGTGGTATTCGCGCTGTTCGTGGTGAATCAGGCCCGCAATACCGGTGAGCCGCTGGTACCGATGAGTCTGTTCAAGGACCGCAATTTCTCGCTCTCCAGTCTGGCGATCGCCACTATGGGTGCCGCGGTAACCAGCCTCTTCGTGCCGTTCTATTTCTTCCTGCAACAGGTGCATGGCATGTCGCCGACCAAGTCGGCGCTCGTCCTGGCTCCGATGGCCATCGTGACCGGTGTGTTCGCTCCGATCATCGGCAAGATCTCGGATCGGATGCCGCCCCGCATCCTGCCGACCATCGGATTCGCCGTCTTCGCGGCAACGGTCTTCGGATTCGCGGCACTGATGAAGCCGGACACCTCGATTCCGCTGTTCCTGGTTCTCGGCGGTGTCGCGGGTATAGCCAACGCCTGCATTTGGGCGCCACTGGCCACCACTGCCACCCATAACCTGCCGGTTCAGCAGGCGGGTGCGGGTGCGGGTGTGTACAACACGACCAGGCAGGTCGGTTCGGTGCTCGGTTCGGCCGCTGTCGCCGCGCTGCTCTCCTCGCGGCTGGCGGCGCAGCAGCTGGGCGGTGGCCCGATGATGGAGGGCGGTGGCAGCTCGGCGAAGATTCCGGCGCCGGTGCTGGAGAAGATCAGCACCGCGCTCGCCCAGTCCACGATCCTGCCGGGCTGCATTCTGCTGATCGGCGTGGTGGCGTCCGCGCTGTTCGTCGGACACGGCAAATCCGAGGACAAGGCTCCGTCCCCCGAGAAGGCGGATATCGCGGGCTAG
- a CDS encoding molybdopterin-dependent oxidoreductase — MAGRELRIVGGIAAAAVTLGVAELVAVLISADSTPLQAIGSTIVDHTPDGVREWVIQRFGTKDKLVLFVSMGVVALIVAGVAGLVERVRRPIGSALFAVFGLVALIAAVSRPHASWTWALPSLIGAWAGIMVLRTLIRRIADFDAASAAVAETEAGTESAAAASISDIALERRLVMRGIGIAVASGAAAGVVGRVLGARRHDVSGERAEVRLPPPAGPKVEVDPAADLRIPGLSSYLTPNNDFYRIDTALTVPQVSKDDWSLRIHGMVDREIRINYADLGSRRAVEKLVTLTCVSNPVGGDLIGNASWLGYRLDELLAEAGPHPDADMVLSRSIDGFTAGSPLAALTDGRDAMLAVGMNGEPLPTAHGYPARLVVPGLYGYVSATKWVTELEITRFDRAQAYWTRRGWSERGPIKTGTRIDTPGSGKLAAGRITVAGVAWAQHRGIRAVEVRVDNGDWQPARLAAEPSIDTWRQWAFDWEATSGPHTLWARSTDGDGVVQTADIAGEVPDGATGYASRFVRIG; from the coding sequence GTGGCCGGTCGTGAACTTCGAATAGTCGGTGGTATCGCCGCCGCCGCGGTGACCCTCGGGGTCGCCGAGTTGGTCGCGGTGCTCATCAGCGCGGACAGCACACCCCTGCAGGCGATCGGATCGACGATTGTCGATCACACCCCGGACGGGGTGCGCGAGTGGGTGATTCAGCGATTCGGCACCAAAGACAAACTGGTGCTGTTCGTTTCGATGGGCGTGGTGGCGCTGATCGTCGCCGGGGTGGCCGGGCTCGTGGAGCGGGTGCGCCGCCCGATCGGTTCGGCGCTCTTCGCGGTGTTCGGACTGGTCGCCCTGATCGCCGCGGTGTCCCGGCCGCATGCCTCCTGGACCTGGGCGCTGCCGTCACTGATCGGCGCCTGGGCGGGAATCATGGTGCTGCGCACACTGATTCGCCGTATCGCCGATTTCGACGCGGCGAGCGCCGCGGTCGCCGAGACCGAAGCCGGTACGGAAAGTGCTGCCGCGGCGTCGATTTCGGATATCGCGCTGGAGCGGCGACTCGTCATGCGCGGTATCGGTATCGCCGTGGCCTCCGGTGCTGCCGCCGGAGTCGTGGGGCGCGTGCTGGGGGCGCGGCGGCACGATGTCTCGGGGGAGCGCGCGGAGGTGCGACTACCGCCGCCCGCCGGGCCGAAGGTCGAGGTGGATCCCGCCGCCGATCTCCGAATCCCGGGTCTGTCTTCCTATCTCACGCCGAACAACGACTTCTACCGCATAGACACGGCTTTGACCGTTCCGCAGGTCAGCAAGGACGACTGGTCACTGCGCATTCACGGCATGGTGGATCGCGAAATCCGGATCAACTACGCCGATCTCGGCTCCCGCCGGGCCGTCGAGAAGCTGGTGACGCTCACCTGCGTCTCCAATCCGGTCGGCGGCGATCTCATCGGCAATGCCAGCTGGCTCGGGTACCGCCTCGACGAACTGCTCGCCGAGGCCGGACCGCATCCGGACGCCGATATGGTGTTGTCCCGCAGTATCGACGGTTTCACCGCGGGCAGTCCCCTCGCGGCGCTCACCGACGGTCGTGATGCCATGCTCGCGGTCGGTATGAACGGTGAACCGCTGCCCACCGCGCACGGTTACCCGGCGCGACTGGTGGTGCCGGGACTCTACGGCTACGTTTCGGCGACCAAATGGGTGACCGAGTTGGAGATCACCAGATTCGATCGCGCACAGGCGTATTGGACCCGGCGTGGGTGGTCCGAGCGCGGGCCGATCAAGACCGGAACCCGCATCGACACACCCGGCAGCGGCAAACTCGCGGCGGGCCGGATCACCGTGGCGGGCGTCGCCTGGGCCCAGCATCGCGGCATTCGCGCCGTTGAGGTGCGCGTGGACAACGGCGACTGGCAGCCCGCGCGGCTCGCCGCCGAACCGTCGATCGACACCTGGCGCCAATGGGCCTTCGACTGGGAAGCCACCTCCGGGCCGCACACCCTCTGGGCGCGCAGCACCGACGGCGACGGCGTGGTGCAGACCGCTGATATCGCGGGCGAGGTACCCGACGGTGCGACCGGATACGCCTCGAGATTCGTACGAATCGGCTGA